A portion of the Motilibacter rhizosphaerae genome contains these proteins:
- a CDS encoding 2-oxoacid:ferredoxin oxidoreductase subunit beta yields MTVADLPTPKLTAKDFKTDQEVRWCPGCGDYAILAAVQGFMPELGVARENIAIVSGIGCSSRFPYYMNTYGMHSIHGRAPAIATGLAVARQDLSVWVITGDGDALSIGGNHLIHALRRNVELKILLFNNQIYGLTKGQFSPTSEMGKITKSSPMGSLDAPFNPVSLALGAEATFVARTMDSDRKHLTSVLRAAAEHKGSALVEIYQNCNIFNDGAFDVLKDPETRDEFGIKLEHGQPIRWGGQGQHGIVRNERTGHLDVVDDVTDENAGRLLVHDVHADDPSVAFALSRLQDASLARTPFGVFRDVDRPAYGALVADQLQRAAETQGAGGTEDALASLIAGGDTWTVGA; encoded by the coding sequence ATGACCGTCGCCGACCTGCCGACGCCGAAGCTCACGGCGAAGGACTTCAAGACCGACCAGGAGGTCCGCTGGTGCCCCGGCTGCGGGGACTACGCGATCCTGGCCGCCGTGCAGGGCTTCATGCCCGAGCTCGGGGTGGCGCGCGAGAACATCGCGATCGTCTCGGGCATCGGCTGCTCCAGCCGGTTCCCGTACTACATGAACACCTACGGCATGCACTCGATCCACGGGCGCGCGCCGGCGATCGCCACCGGCCTCGCGGTCGCGCGCCAGGACCTCTCGGTCTGGGTCATCACCGGTGACGGCGACGCCCTGTCGATCGGCGGCAACCACCTGATCCACGCGCTGCGCCGCAACGTCGAGCTGAAGATCCTGCTGTTCAACAACCAGATCTACGGCCTGACCAAGGGGCAGTTCTCGCCCACCTCGGAGATGGGCAAGATCACCAAGTCCTCCCCGATGGGATCGCTCGACGCGCCGTTCAACCCGGTGTCGCTCGCGCTCGGCGCTGAGGCGACCTTCGTCGCGCGCACGATGGACTCCGACCGCAAGCACCTCACCTCGGTGCTGCGGGCGGCGGCGGAGCACAAGGGCTCGGCGCTGGTCGAGATCTACCAGAACTGCAACATCTTCAACGACGGCGCGTTCGACGTGCTGAAGGACCCGGAGACGCGCGACGAGTTCGGCATCAAGCTCGAGCACGGGCAGCCGATCCGCTGGGGCGGCCAGGGCCAGCACGGCATCGTCCGCAACGAGCGGACCGGCCACCTCGACGTCGTCGACGACGTGACCGACGAGAACGCCGGTCGGCTGCTCGTCCACGACGTGCACGCCGACGACCCGAGCGTCGCGTTCGCGCTCTCCCGCCTGCAGGACGCCTCGCTCGCGCGCACGCCGTTCGGCGTGTTCCGCGACGTCGACCGGCCGGCGTACGGCGCGCTGGTGGCCGACCAGCTGCAGCGCGCGGCCGAGACGCAGGGCGCGGGCGGGACCGAGGACGCGCTGGCCTCGCTGATCGCCGGCGGCGACACGTGGACCGTGGGCGCCTGA
- a CDS encoding glycosyltransferase family 39 protein → MVAPRTPLAVRPLALGAGALVVVLLLLAGRYGYHRDELYFRVLGQHPDWGAVDQPPLTPLVARAETALLGDTVTALRVVPAVCASAYVLLLALLARELGGGRGAQLLAATGALGSFPLIAGHTLSTATLDLVTWLGALLLVTRALLRGERRCWLWAGVVVGLGLYAKLLVALLLLGLLAGLLLVGPRRPLRDPLLWAGALLVLAVGAPNIVYQIVHGFPERDMAASLAAHKGSTARATFVPLQLVMLGPLLVPVWVAGLLALLRRPEWRPVRAVAVAYLLVCAFLLLSGGQPYYTLGLVAYLWAAGCVVAARWRRGLVLAAVVVDAAVSAVIALPLVPLASLGSTPVPVANQVVRDSVGWPAYAQEVAAVWTSLPQAERAHAVVVTANYGEQGALARYGPELGLPRAYSGQNQLWHVARPPDSATTTVLVGFGDAGEDWLHERFGSCTVRGRLDDRVGVDSEEQDEPVRVCTGVREPWSRLWPRFAHLD, encoded by the coding sequence GTGGTCGCCCCCCGGACGCCGCTCGCGGTCCGCCCCCTCGCGCTCGGCGCCGGTGCGCTGGTCGTGGTCCTGCTGCTGCTCGCCGGCCGCTACGGCTACCACCGCGACGAGCTGTACTTCCGGGTGCTCGGCCAGCACCCGGACTGGGGCGCGGTCGACCAGCCCCCGCTGACCCCGCTCGTCGCCCGAGCCGAGACCGCCCTGCTCGGCGACACCGTGACCGCGCTGCGCGTCGTGCCGGCGGTCTGCGCCAGCGCGTACGTGCTGCTGCTGGCGCTGCTCGCCCGCGAGCTCGGCGGCGGCCGGGGAGCGCAGCTGCTGGCGGCGACGGGCGCGCTCGGGTCGTTCCCGCTCATCGCGGGGCACACGCTGTCGACCGCGACGCTCGACCTGGTCACCTGGCTCGGCGCGCTGCTGCTCGTCACACGCGCACTGCTGCGCGGCGAGCGGCGCTGCTGGCTCTGGGCCGGGGTCGTCGTGGGCCTCGGGCTGTACGCCAAGCTGCTCGTCGCGCTGCTGCTCCTCGGCCTGCTCGCGGGGCTGCTGCTCGTCGGCCCCCGGCGCCCGCTGCGCGACCCGCTGCTCTGGGCCGGCGCCCTGCTGGTGCTCGCGGTCGGCGCGCCGAACATCGTCTACCAGATCGTGCACGGCTTTCCCGAGCGGGACATGGCCGCCTCGCTGGCCGCGCACAAGGGCTCGACCGCGCGGGCGACGTTCGTGCCGCTCCAGCTCGTCATGCTCGGCCCGCTGCTCGTCCCCGTGTGGGTGGCCGGGCTGCTGGCGCTGCTGCGCCGGCCCGAGTGGCGGCCGGTGCGGGCGGTGGCGGTCGCGTACCTGCTGGTCTGCGCGTTCCTGCTGCTCAGCGGCGGGCAGCCGTACTACACGCTCGGGCTGGTGGCGTACCTCTGGGCGGCGGGCTGCGTGGTCGCCGCGCGGTGGCGGCGCGGGCTCGTGCTCGCCGCGGTCGTGGTGGACGCGGCTGTGTCCGCCGTGATCGCCCTGCCGCTCGTGCCGCTCGCCTCGCTCGGCAGCACGCCGGTGCCCGTCGCCAACCAGGTCGTGCGCGACTCGGTGGGCTGGCCGGCGTACGCGCAGGAGGTGGCGGCGGTGTGGACATCGCTCCCCCAGGCGGAGAGGGCGCACGCCGTCGTCGTCACGGCGAACTACGGCGAGCAGGGCGCGCTCGCGAGGTACGGGCCGGAGCTCGGGCTGCCGCGGGCGTACAGCGGTCAGAACCAGCTCTGGCACGTCGCGCGGCCGCCGGACTCCGCGACGACGACCGTGCTCGTCGGCTTCGGCGATGCCGGCGAGGACTGGCTCCACGAGCGGTTCGGCTCCTGCACGGTCCGCGGCCGGCTGGACGACCGGGTCGGCGTCGACAGCGAGGAGCAGGACGAGCCGGTGCGGGTGTGCACCGGCGTGCGCGAGCCGTGGAGCAGGCTCTGGCCGCGCTTCGCCCACCTGGACTGA
- a CDS encoding alpha/beta fold hydrolase — protein sequence MVLFHHAQGLTRGVHALADALRAGGAQVTTPDLYAGRTFATLEDGVAHAEELGSEEVLARGTAAAPERPAVYVGVSLGALPAQALAQTRPDALGAVLVSYPCDGHLFVDSGLAAFVPGQHRPAAAARTRLPRPAVTSPQSVRARRMRSGRPSGS from the coding sequence GTGGTCCTGTTCCACCACGCGCAGGGGCTCACCCGCGGCGTCCACGCCCTCGCGGACGCGCTCCGCGCAGGCGGAGCCCAGGTCACCACCCCGGACCTCTACGCCGGGCGCACCTTCGCCACCCTCGAGGACGGGGTCGCGCACGCCGAGGAGCTCGGGTCGGAGGAGGTGCTGGCACGCGGCACGGCTGCGGCGCCGGAGCGACCGGCGGTCTACGTCGGGGTGTCGCTCGGCGCCCTCCCGGCCCAGGCCCTGGCACAGACCCGTCCGGACGCGCTCGGCGCGGTGCTCGTCAGCTACCCCTGCGACGGTCACCTGTTCGTCGACAGTGGCCTGGCGGCGTTCGTACCCGGACAGCACCGCCCGGCTGCTGCAGCGCGTACGCGCCTTCCTCGACCGGCTGTGACGAGTCCTCAGAGCGTCCGCGCCAGGCGCATGCGCAGCGGCCGGCCGTCCGGGTCGTAG
- a CDS encoding 2-oxoacid:acceptor oxidoreductase subunit alpha: MAKQVQQLERVVIRFAGDSGDGMQLTGDRFTAETASFGNDLSTLPNFPAEIRAPAGTLPGVSSFQLHFADRDIMTPGDAPDVLVAMNPAALKANLKDLPKGALVIVNTDEFTKRNLAKVGWDANPLEDDTLDGWNVRRIPLTSLTVKAVEGLSITKKEAERAKNMYALGLLSWLYNRPTEGTVTFLERKFGRKPEILEANVAAFRAGHAYGETTEDFAVSYEVKPAPMPAGTYRNITGNLALAYGLVAAAQRSGLPLFLGAYPITPASDILHELSKHKRFGVTTFQAEDEIAGVGAALGASFGGALGVTTTSGPGVVLKGETIGLAVMQELPLVIVDVQRGGPSTGLPTKTEQADLLLAMFGRNGESPVAVVAPRSPSDCFDAAIEACRIALQFRTPVFLLSDGYLANGSEPWHLPDVATLPDLHVEFATEPNREDGAFWPYLRDPETLARPWAVPGTPGLEHRLGGIEKADGSGEISYDPANHDLMVRTRQAKIDGIARFIEPLEVDDPGRESGEGARVLVLGWGSTYGPIGAAVRRARREGHKVAQAHLRHLNPFPANTAEVLKGYDRVLVPEMNLGQLSLLLRAKYLVDVTPYNQVRGLPFRAVELAEVITGLVEEVEKADANEGALR; encoded by the coding sequence GTGGCGAAGCAGGTCCAGCAACTCGAGCGCGTCGTCATCCGCTTCGCCGGGGACTCCGGCGACGGCATGCAGCTGACCGGTGACCGGTTCACCGCCGAGACCGCGTCGTTCGGCAACGACCTCTCGACGCTGCCCAACTTCCCCGCCGAGATCCGGGCGCCAGCCGGGACCCTGCCGGGCGTCTCGAGCTTCCAGCTCCACTTCGCCGACCGCGACATCATGACGCCCGGCGACGCGCCCGACGTGCTCGTCGCGATGAACCCGGCTGCGCTCAAGGCCAACCTCAAGGACCTGCCCAAGGGCGCGCTCGTCATCGTCAACACCGACGAGTTCACCAAGCGCAACCTCGCCAAGGTCGGCTGGGACGCCAACCCCCTCGAGGACGACACCCTCGACGGCTGGAACGTCCGCCGCATCCCGCTCACCTCGCTCACCGTCAAGGCGGTCGAGGGGCTCTCCATCACCAAGAAGGAGGCCGAGCGCGCGAAGAACATGTACGCCCTCGGCCTGCTCTCCTGGCTCTACAACCGGCCCACCGAGGGCACGGTCACGTTCCTCGAGCGCAAGTTCGGCCGGAAGCCCGAGATCCTCGAGGCGAACGTCGCGGCCTTCCGCGCGGGCCACGCCTACGGCGAGACGACCGAGGACTTCGCGGTCTCGTACGAGGTCAAGCCGGCGCCGATGCCCGCCGGCACCTACCGCAACATCACCGGCAACCTCGCGCTCGCGTACGGCCTGGTGGCGGCGGCGCAGCGCAGCGGGCTCCCGCTGTTCCTGGGCGCGTACCCGATCACGCCGGCGTCGGACATCCTCCACGAGCTCTCGAAGCACAAGCGCTTCGGCGTCACGACCTTCCAGGCCGAGGACGAGATCGCCGGTGTCGGCGCGGCGCTCGGGGCGAGCTTCGGCGGCGCGCTGGGCGTGACGACCACCTCCGGCCCGGGTGTCGTGCTGAAGGGCGAGACGATCGGCCTCGCGGTCATGCAGGAGCTGCCGCTCGTCATCGTCGACGTCCAGCGCGGCGGCCCCTCCACGGGACTGCCGACCAAGACCGAGCAGGCCGACCTGCTGCTGGCGATGTTCGGCCGCAACGGCGAGTCGCCGGTCGCGGTCGTCGCGCCCCGCTCCCCCAGCGACTGCTTCGACGCGGCGATCGAGGCGTGCCGGATCGCGCTGCAGTTCCGCACGCCGGTGTTCCTGCTGTCGGACGGCTACCTCGCCAACGGCTCCGAGCCGTGGCACCTGCCGGACGTCGCGACGCTGCCCGACCTCCACGTCGAGTTCGCGACGGAGCCGAACCGCGAGGACGGCGCGTTCTGGCCGTACCTCCGCGACCCCGAGACGCTGGCCCGCCCGTGGGCGGTGCCCGGCACCCCGGGCCTCGAGCACCGCCTCGGCGGCATCGAGAAGGCCGACGGGTCCGGCGAGATCTCCTACGACCCGGCCAACCACGACCTCATGGTCCGCACCCGCCAGGCGAAGATCGACGGCATCGCGCGGTTCATCGAGCCGCTCGAGGTCGACGACCCGGGTCGCGAGAGCGGCGAGGGCGCGCGCGTGCTCGTCCTCGGCTGGGGCTCGACCTACGGCCCGATCGGCGCCGCGGTCCGCCGCGCCCGCCGCGAGGGGCACAAGGTCGCCCAGGCGCACCTGCGCCACCTCAACCCGTTCCCGGCCAACACCGCCGAGGTGCTCAAGGGCTACGACCGGGTGCTCGTCCCCGAGATGAACCTCGGCCAGCTCTCGCTGCTGCTGCGCGCGAAGTACCTCGTCGACGTCACGCCCTACAACCAGGTGCGCGGCCTGCCCTTCCGCGCGGTCGAGCTCGCCGAGGTCATCACCGGCCTCGTCGAGGAGGTCGAGAAGGCCGACGCCAACGAGGGAGCCCTGCGATGA
- a CDS encoding right-handed parallel beta-helix repeat-containing protein, translating into MTRPRRLALLTAPVALAALTGGLAAAPAAQAGPTALRALAGLHTAAYGPSKGYTATAFGRAWADTDGNGCDNRDDVLWRDSGRGAAFSTTDRCVVTSAAVRSAYTGRTLRYTTGSRAVSVDRVVPLPQAWRSGARSWGARKRQQFAEDPLNLVTGEAALSRTRAAKDASGWLPAGRVQRCAFAARTVAVLRTYALSVTKAERVALQRALAPCPRQALPTGTGIPARPKAGSTPADPGTPAKPGTPTTPGSPGSPGTPGTPAAPTTPGTPGTPPPAGSTLPPVAGGTTPSPAQPWTPDQKAPSFTPDARTLPDLRLALEQARPGTVITLEDGVYPARLELDASGTAAAPIVLRGTRGAIIDVDRERTGTALTVKGSWWVVQGITLRDAQRGVLVQGGSHVVLDGIDVHDVGNEGVRFRGTSDDVLQGSDIHETGINRGNLGQGVEVGSPITVWQGGPDRADRITVTGNRIWRTTAAGVDVKEGTSGALVTGNHFWHVDHGHDDEPYGPYSPWVGVAGNDATVTGNRGDGGTPVWAKAPLDPRTRKPLEGYALRLSADDNTTDGAPEPPLSDDHSTGIDRGDD; encoded by the coding sequence ATGACGCGCCCGCGCCGCCTGGCCCTGCTGACCGCCCCCGTGGCCCTCGCCGCGCTCACCGGAGGTCTCGCCGCAGCCCCTGCCGCACAGGCCGGGCCGACCGCCCTGCGGGCGCTCGCCGGCCTGCACACCGCGGCGTACGGCCCCTCGAAGGGCTACACCGCGACGGCGTTCGGCCGCGCCTGGGCCGACACCGACGGCAACGGCTGCGACAACCGCGACGACGTGCTGTGGCGCGACTCCGGGCGCGGGGCGGCGTTCTCGACGACCGACCGCTGCGTGGTGACCTCAGCGGCGGTGCGCAGCGCGTACACCGGGCGCACGCTGCGCTACACGACGGGGAGCCGCGCGGTCTCGGTCGACCGCGTCGTCCCGCTGCCGCAGGCGTGGCGGAGCGGGGCGCGCAGCTGGGGCGCCCGCAAGCGCCAGCAGTTCGCCGAGGACCCGCTCAACCTCGTGACCGGCGAGGCGGCGCTCAGCCGCACCCGGGCCGCGAAGGACGCCTCCGGCTGGCTCCCCGCCGGGCGCGTCCAGCGCTGCGCGTTCGCCGCCCGGACCGTCGCGGTCCTCCGCACCTACGCGCTCAGCGTGACCAAGGCGGAGCGGGTCGCCCTCCAGCGCGCGCTCGCGCCCTGCCCCCGCCAGGCGCTGCCGACCGGCACCGGCATCCCGGCTCGGCCCAAGGCCGGCAGCACGCCCGCCGACCCGGGCACGCCGGCCAAGCCCGGCACACCGACGACGCCCGGCAGCCCCGGGAGCCCCGGCACGCCCGGCACGCCCGCCGCACCGACGACGCCGGGCACCCCCGGCACCCCGCCGCCGGCGGGCAGCACGCTGCCGCCCGTCGCGGGCGGGACGACCCCGAGCCCGGCCCAGCCGTGGACGCCGGACCAGAAGGCGCCGAGCTTCACCCCCGACGCGAGGACCCTCCCCGACCTGCGCCTCGCCCTCGAGCAGGCGCGCCCGGGCACGGTCATCACGCTGGAGGACGGCGTCTACCCCGCGCGCCTCGAGCTCGACGCCAGCGGCACCGCGGCGGCACCGATCGTGCTGCGCGGCACCCGCGGCGCGATCATCGACGTGGACCGCGAGCGCACGGGGACGGCGCTCACCGTGAAGGGCAGCTGGTGGGTCGTGCAGGGCATCACGCTGCGCGACGCGCAGCGCGGGGTGCTGGTGCAGGGCGGCTCCCACGTCGTGCTCGACGGCATCGACGTGCACGACGTCGGCAACGAGGGCGTCCGCTTCCGCGGCACGAGCGACGACGTGCTCCAGGGCAGCGACATCCACGAGACGGGCATCAACCGCGGCAACCTCGGCCAGGGCGTCGAGGTCGGCTCCCCGATCACCGTGTGGCAGGGCGGCCCCGACCGCGCCGACCGGATCACGGTCACGGGCAACCGGATCTGGCGGACGACGGCCGCGGGCGTCGACGTGAAGGAGGGCACCTCCGGCGCCCTCGTCACGGGCAACCACTTCTGGCACGTGGACCACGGGCACGACGACGAGCCCTACGGCCCGTACAGCCCCTGGGTCGGGGTCGCCGGCAACGACGCGACCGTCACCGGCAACCGCGGCGACGGCGGGACGCCGGTCTGGGCGAAGGCGCCCCTCGACCCGCGCACCCGCAAGCCGCTCGAGGGCTACGCACTGCGGCTCAGCGCGGACGACAACACGACGGACGGTGCCCCCGAGCCGCCGCTCAGCGACGACCACAGCACGGGTATCGACCGCGGCGACGACTGA
- a CDS encoding NADP-dependent oxidoreductase, with amino-acid sequence MTRAVVATAYGDPDVLSVTDVQLDPPGPGEVLLEVRAAGINPVDWKTYSGGRSSDPAKLPLRLGFEAAGVVLALGPDVDTVAVGDEVIALRISGAYADQVVVPATALVPKPASLPWAEAAGLMLAGATAVHALTAVGLEAGETVLVHGGAGGVGLMLVQLAKLRGAAVVATASERNFPLLRRFGAEPVTYGDGLADRVRAAAPQGVDAAVDAVGTDEAVDVSLELVGDVQRIASIAAFGRGDTGIRLLGGGPGADPGTELRDAARPELARQAGAGDLVVVVDRAYALAEVAEAHRHSKDGHASGKVVLVP; translated from the coding sequence ATGACCAGAGCTGTCGTCGCCACCGCGTACGGCGACCCCGACGTCCTGTCCGTCACCGACGTGCAGCTGGACCCGCCAGGCCCGGGCGAGGTGCTGCTCGAGGTCCGCGCGGCCGGCATCAACCCCGTGGACTGGAAGACCTACAGCGGTGGACGGAGCAGCGACCCGGCGAAGCTGCCGCTGCGCCTGGGCTTCGAGGCGGCGGGCGTCGTCCTCGCCCTCGGGCCCGACGTCGACACCGTGGCCGTGGGCGACGAGGTCATCGCCCTCCGGATCAGCGGGGCGTACGCCGACCAGGTCGTGGTGCCCGCGACGGCGCTCGTCCCGAAGCCCGCCAGCCTGCCCTGGGCCGAGGCCGCGGGACTCATGCTCGCCGGCGCGACCGCCGTCCACGCCCTCACGGCTGTCGGTCTCGAGGCCGGCGAGACCGTCCTCGTGCACGGCGGGGCGGGCGGCGTCGGGCTGATGCTCGTCCAGCTCGCCAAGCTGCGGGGGGCCGCGGTGGTGGCCACGGCGAGCGAGCGGAACTTCCCGCTGCTGCGCCGCTTCGGCGCCGAGCCGGTGACCTACGGCGACGGCCTCGCCGACCGCGTACGCGCCGCTGCTCCCCAGGGCGTCGACGCCGCCGTCGACGCCGTGGGGACCGACGAGGCGGTCGACGTCTCGCTCGAGCTCGTCGGCGACGTGCAGCGGATCGCGTCCATCGCGGCGTTCGGGCGCGGCGACACCGGGATCCGGCTGCTCGGCGGCGGCCCGGGCGCGGACCCCGGCACCGAGCTGCGCGACGCCGCGCGGCCCGAGCTCGCCCGGCAGGCGGGAGCGGGGGACCTGGTGGTCGTCGTGGACCGGGCGTACGCGCTGGCGGAGGTCGCCGAGGCGCACAGGCACAGCAAGGACGGCCACGCCAGTGGGAAGGTCGTCCTCGTGCCCTAG
- a CDS encoding DUF4331 domain-containing protein has product MSPSLLRRAAPVALSSLALLSAGVALAPTASASSHREAPLISGMPKDDATDVYAFRSPDAPDTLTILGNFIPFEDPAGGPNFYPFDDDALYNINIDNDGDGKADIVYQFEFSSSYQNPGTFLYNTGPVTSLTDPDLNFRQIYTVRRIEGGSSPRVLHRAPVAPSYVGAASMPDYASLRQQAVVPFDRSGATGTSFAGQADDPFFLDLRVFDLLYGGNLSEVGNDSLRGYNVNTLGIQVPIKDLVKDGDPVVGVWTTVTKENAKRQQVQVSRLGNPLVNEVVIPVKDKDAWNASKPQDDAQFAPYVTAPELPHLLNAVYGLPVPAEPRNDLVSVFLTGVKGLNQPAHVTPAEELRVNTSTPVAAHPDRLGVLGGDVQGFPNGRRLGDDVIDISLQAVAGELVGYPNDLGDGVDANDAGFTSSFPYVALPHSGSIPKGSDSTSVSLLTGGSGHHGGNGPGALRSAAPGLVGTAAAGLLLLGLTGTYARRRRSVTA; this is encoded by the coding sequence GTGTCCCCCTCCCTGCTGCGCCGCGCAGCGCCCGTCGCCCTCAGCAGCCTCGCGCTGCTGTCGGCGGGCGTCGCGCTCGCCCCGACCGCCTCGGCGTCCTCCCACCGGGAGGCGCCCCTCATCTCCGGGATGCCGAAGGACGACGCCACGGACGTCTACGCCTTCCGCAGCCCGGACGCCCCGGACACCCTGACGATCCTCGGGAACTTCATCCCGTTCGAGGACCCGGCAGGCGGCCCGAACTTCTACCCGTTCGACGACGATGCGCTCTACAACATCAACATCGACAACGACGGGGACGGCAAGGCCGACATCGTCTACCAGTTCGAGTTCAGCAGCAGCTACCAGAACCCGGGCACGTTCCTCTACAACACCGGTCCGGTCACGAGCCTGACCGACCCCGACCTCAACTTCCGGCAGATCTACACGGTCCGCCGGATCGAGGGCGGGAGCAGCCCCCGGGTGCTGCACCGCGCCCCCGTGGCGCCGTCCTACGTCGGGGCGGCGTCCATGCCGGACTACGCCTCCCTGCGCCAGCAGGCGGTCGTCCCGTTCGACCGGAGCGGGGCGACGGGCACGTCGTTCGCCGGCCAGGCCGACGACCCGTTCTTCCTCGACCTGCGCGTCTTCGACCTGCTGTACGGCGGCAACCTCTCGGAGGTCGGCAACGACTCGCTGCGCGGCTACAACGTCAACACCCTCGGGATCCAGGTGCCCATCAAGGACCTGGTGAAGGACGGTGACCCCGTCGTCGGCGTGTGGACGACCGTGACGAAGGAGAACGCGAAGCGCCAGCAGGTGCAGGTCAGCCGCCTCGGCAACCCGCTGGTCAACGAGGTGGTCATCCCGGTCAAGGACAAGGACGCCTGGAACGCCTCGAAGCCGCAGGACGACGCGCAGTTCGCGCCGTACGTCACGGCCCCGGAGCTGCCGCACCTGCTCAACGCGGTCTACGGCCTCCCGGTGCCCGCGGAGCCGCGCAACGACCTCGTCTCGGTCTTCCTCACCGGGGTGAAGGGCCTCAACCAGCCGGCCCACGTCACGCCGGCCGAGGAGCTGCGCGTCAACACCTCCACCCCGGTGGCGGCGCACCCCGACCGGTTGGGCGTGCTCGGCGGCGACGTGCAGGGCTTCCCGAACGGGCGGCGCCTCGGCGACGACGTCATCGACATCAGCCTGCAGGCCGTGGCCGGCGAGCTGGTCGGCTACCCCAACGACCTGGGTGACGGCGTGGACGCCAACGACGCCGGGTTCACCAGCTCGTTCCCGTACGTCGCGCTGCCGCACTCGGGCTCGATCCCCAAGGGCAGCGACAGCACCAGCGTCAGCCTGCTGACGGGCGGCTCCGGCCACCACGGGGGCAACGGTCCCGGCGCGCTGCGCTCGGCAGCTCCCGGGCTGGTCGGGACGGCCGCGGCGGGTCTGCTCCTGCTCGGCCTCACCGGCACGTACGCGCGCCGGCGGCGGAGCGTGACCGCCTGA
- the rarD gene encoding EamA family transporter RarD, whose product MDRGRLSTSPVPAEARRRSEGVAAGLGAYVLWGVFPLYFPLLEPAGPVEILAHRITWTALTCAVVLGVLRMPLPWRGLTRSQLLRLGVAAVAIAVNWGVYIAAVNTGHVVEAALGYFVNPLVSVLLGVAVLGERLRALTWAAVGVAASGVAVLTVAYGHVPWIALVLALSFGGYGLLKKQAAVAPLPALTIESWVLVPASIASVVVLEALGDGSLDRGPGHVALLATSGLVTAVPLLLFGAAANRVPLSLLGLLQYVTPTLQLLVGVLVRHEAMTASRWAGFGLVWASLALLTADGLRGRTREPEEVPVEAASR is encoded by the coding sequence GTGGACCGTGGGCGCCTGAGCACCAGCCCCGTACCGGCCGAGGCCCGTCGCCGCTCCGAGGGAGTGGCGGCGGGCCTCGGCGCGTACGTCCTGTGGGGCGTGTTCCCGCTCTACTTCCCGCTGCTCGAGCCGGCGGGGCCGGTCGAGATCCTCGCCCACCGCATCACGTGGACGGCGCTGACCTGCGCGGTCGTGCTGGGCGTGCTGCGGATGCCACTGCCGTGGCGCGGCCTCACCCGCAGCCAGCTGCTCCGGCTCGGGGTCGCCGCCGTCGCCATCGCGGTCAACTGGGGCGTCTACATCGCCGCGGTCAACACGGGGCACGTCGTCGAAGCCGCCCTGGGCTACTTCGTGAACCCGCTCGTCTCGGTCCTCCTGGGCGTCGCCGTCCTGGGCGAGCGGCTGCGCGCGCTGACCTGGGCGGCCGTCGGCGTGGCGGCGTCCGGTGTCGCGGTGCTCACCGTGGCGTACGGCCACGTGCCGTGGATCGCGCTCGTCCTCGCGCTGTCGTTCGGGGGCTACGGCCTGCTGAAGAAGCAGGCCGCGGTCGCCCCGCTGCCCGCGCTCACGATCGAGTCCTGGGTGCTGGTGCCGGCCTCGATCGCCTCCGTCGTCGTCCTGGAGGCGCTCGGCGACGGCAGCCTCGACCGCGGACCGGGGCACGTCGCGCTGCTCGCGACGAGCGGGCTGGTGACCGCGGTGCCGCTCCTGCTCTTCGGCGCGGCGGCCAACCGCGTCCCGCTGTCGCTGCTCGGCCTGCTCCAGTACGTCACCCCCACACTGCAGCTGCTCGTCGGCGTGCTGGTCCGGCACGAGGCGATGACGGCGTCGCGGTGGGCGGGCTTCGGGCTCGTCTGGGCCTCGCTCGCGCTGCTCACCGCGGACGGGCTGCGCGGCCGCACGCGCGAGCCCGAGGAGGTTCCGGTGGAGGCGGCGTCCCGCTAG